In a genomic window of Methanogenium sp. S4BF:
- a CDS encoding 5,10-methylenetetrahydromethanopterin reductase, whose amino-acid sequence MSYGIEFVPGNITVKQVVNYCKLAEQKDIDFAWITNHYNNRHCYPTLAAIAEATDSIKMGPGIMNTFTDTPAAIASFMCTLNEISEGRAVLGIGPGDLSTLPKLAIEATKPVARLAEGVQQIKALCAGEEVKKTGNMEFFDYDGAKLTGVTLPAKKKQIPTYIGAQGPKMLALAGEIGEGALINASNPKDFAIAIPLIKSACDAVDEKKFKKFDVGAYTAMSIDQNEKKARNAAKIVAAFIAAGSPPALLERHGLDLANVGKIKEALARFDFGAVGGLVGDAEIDAFTIAGTPEMVKEKCEDLTASGVTQIIFGSPLGPDMTNSIRLLGKYII is encoded by the coding sequence ATGAGTTATGGTATCGAATTTGTGCCAGGAAATATCACTGTGAAACAGGTGGTAAACTACTGTAAACTTGCAGAACAGAAAGATATTGACTTTGCCTGGATTACTAATCACTACAACAACCGTCACTGCTACCCAACCCTTGCCGCTATCGCAGAGGCAACGGACTCCATCAAGATGGGCCCGGGTATCATGAACACATTTACTGACACACCGGCAGCAATTGCTTCCTTCATGTGTACCTTAAATGAGATCTCTGAAGGCCGTGCAGTCCTTGGTATCGGACCTGGCGACCTTTCCACACTCCCAAAGCTTGCAATTGAGGCAACAAAGCCTGTTGCACGTCTTGCAGAGGGTGTCCAGCAGATTAAAGCTCTCTGTGCAGGAGAGGAAGTCAAGAAGACCGGCAACATGGAATTCTTCGACTACGACGGTGCAAAGCTTACCGGCGTTACCCTGCCTGCAAAGAAGAAGCAGATCCCAACCTACATTGGTGCACAGGGCCCCAAGATGCTCGCTCTTGCCGGTGAAATCGGTGAGGGTGCACTGATCAACGCATCCAACCCCAAGGACTTTGCAATTGCAATTCCACTGATTAAATCAGCATGTGATGCAGTTGACGAGAAGAAGTTCAAGAAGTTCGATGTTGGTGCATACACTGCTATGTCCATCGACCAGAACGAGAAGAAGGCACGCAACGCAGCAAAGATCGTTGCAGCATTCATCGCAGCAGGTTCACCGCCTGCACTTCTTGAGCGCCACGGCCTTGACCTCGCCAATGTCGGCAAGATCAAAGAAGCACTTGCCCGCTTTGACTTCGGTGCAGTCGGCGGTCTTGTCGGCGACGCAGAGATCGATGCATTCACCATTGCAGGTACCCCTGAAATGGTTAAGGAGAAGTGTGAAGACCTGACCGCATCTGGTGTTACCCAGATCATCTTCGGATCTCCACTTGGTCCAGACATGACCAACTCCATCCGCCTCCTCGGCAAATACATTATCTGA
- a CDS encoding galactose-1-phosphate uridylyltransferase — translation MNELFLVTECGPKNRRVQYRRDHLTGLQCRIAPDRVRRSINVAHRPDAPEDEVPCVFCPERIHSETPVFPDGRRIAVGESVTFPNLYPFAQRHVVTVMTEAHNPAVITAGQIEDALRGQIAAFCTDDGYVSCNWNYLPSAGASMLHPHMQGVADEAPTYYAGLAIDQSAAFCRRTGRTYRDFLIDREMGGPRHLFGDELPFFAHAVPLGEKEVRAYLPVRCIDELEPWCGLLAEGIERVESLYRGAGHYAYNMALVCDAAGKPDGGFRAFCSLIARINPGATGMSDSAFMERMHLEPIVLTLPEDLAGLLP, via the coding sequence ATGAATGAATTATTTCTGGTTACGGAATGCGGCCCAAAAAACAGGCGGGTGCAGTACCGCAGGGATCACTTAACCGGTCTGCAGTGCCGGATTGCACCGGACAGGGTTCGCCGCAGTATTAATGTCGCGCACAGACCTGACGCTCCGGAGGATGAGGTTCCCTGTGTATTCTGTCCGGAACGGATTCATTCAGAAACGCCGGTGTTTCCCGACGGCAGGCGTATCGCTGTGGGGGAGAGTGTCACGTTCCCGAACCTCTATCCGTTTGCACAGCGGCATGTAGTGACGGTTATGACAGAGGCGCATAACCCGGCAGTGATTACGGCAGGTCAGATCGAAGATGCCCTGCGTGGGCAGATTGCTGCCTTTTGCACCGATGACGGCTATGTCTCCTGCAACTGGAACTATCTGCCGTCGGCCGGCGCCAGTATGCTCCATCCGCATATGCAGGGAGTCGCGGATGAGGCTCCGACATACTATGCCGGATTGGCGATTGACCAGTCGGCGGCCTTCTGCCGCAGGACCGGCAGAACGTATCGGGATTTTCTCATTGACCGGGAGATGGGGGGGCCGCGCCATCTCTTCGGTGATGAACTGCCGTTTTTTGCCCACGCGGTCCCGCTGGGGGAAAAAGAGGTGCGTGCCTATCTTCCGGTCCGGTGCATTGATGAGCTCGAACCCTGGTGCGGCCTTCTTGCAGAAGGCATTGAACGGGTTGAGTCTCTCTACCGGGGGGCCGGTCATTATGCGTATAATATGGCACTCGTCTGTGATGCGGCCGGGAAGCCTGATGGGGGGTTCCGTGCCTTCTGTTCTCTTATTGCCCGGATAAATCCCGGTGCCACGGGAATGAGCGACTCTGCGTTCATGGAGCGCATGCACCTTGAGCCGATTGTGCTGACGCTTCCCGAAGATCTCGCCGGTCTTTTGCCCTGA